A region from the Thermanaeromonas toyohensis ToBE genome encodes:
- the murB gene encoding UDP-N-acetylmuramate dehydrogenase, with the protein MNDLSSLGAELQRYIMGQVLIDEPLSRHTTFRIGGPADLLVLPISRADLEACLEFSRQKGVPLHIMGKGSNLLVRERGVRGLVIKTTKLSRIRVEDLSIRAEAGASLARVLSVAQKAGLSGLEFATGIPATLGGATVMNAGTPDGFLGEVILKVEVLDKEGRFLFLESSELGFGYRESRLKGSGLVIVTVELALKPGDPKEIARLIAERLALRRRKQPLAWPNAGCIFKNPPGYAAGWLIEQAGAKGWRQGDAEVSTTHANFIINRGKATASDVLALVERIREAVFRRFGIYLELEIETWGEGP; encoded by the coding sequence ATGAACGATCTTAGTTCCTTGGGCGCGGAGCTACAGCGTTATATCATGGGCCAGGTATTGATAGATGAGCCCCTGTCCCGACATACCACTTTCCGCATCGGCGGGCCAGCCGATCTCCTGGTCTTGCCTATAAGCCGCGCGGACCTGGAGGCTTGTTTAGAGTTTAGCCGCCAAAAGGGAGTACCTTTGCACATTATGGGTAAAGGGTCCAACCTTTTGGTACGGGAAAGGGGGGTCCGAGGCTTAGTAATAAAAACCACCAAATTGTCCCGCATACGGGTAGAAGATTTAAGTATACGGGCAGAAGCCGGGGCTTCGCTAGCTAGAGTTCTTTCTGTAGCCCAGAAAGCTGGCCTTTCCGGTCTAGAATTTGCCACCGGTATCCCAGCTACATTAGGCGGGGCTACAGTAATGAATGCTGGAACACCAGATGGGTTCCTGGGAGAAGTAATCTTAAAGGTGGAGGTTTTGGATAAAGAAGGGCGATTTCTATTCCTAGAGAGTAGTGAGCTGGGATTTGGATACCGTGAGAGCCGGCTTAAAGGTTCCGGCCTGGTAATAGTAACCGTAGAGTTGGCTTTGAAACCTGGGGATCCTAAAGAGATTGCTAGACTAATAGCAGAGAGATTAGCCTTGCGCCGTCGGAAACAGCCCCTGGCTTGGCCTAATGCCGGGTGTATCTTTAAAAACCCTCCGGGTTACGCTGCCGGATGGCTGATAGAGCAGGCAGGAGCCAAGGGCTGGCGCCAGGGGGATGCTGAAGTTTCTACCACCCATGCCAATTTCATTATCAACCGCGGAAAGGCTACAGCCTCTGATGTTCTAGCTTTAGTGGAGAGGATCCGGGAAGCGGTGTTCAGGCGCTTTGGTATATATCTTGAGCTAGAAATTGAAACTTGGGGAGAAGGCCCCTAA
- a CDS encoding small basic family protein, which translates to MWLPLLGLMIGILVGLLIPVKIPIAYAKYMSVAVLAALDSVFGGLRATLENNFDHIIFLSGFFANTLLAAFLAYIGDQLGVELYLAAVFVFGARLFQNLGIIRRHLLKR; encoded by the coding sequence ATGTGGTTACCCTTGTTAGGGCTGATGATAGGGATACTGGTAGGCCTGCTCATCCCAGTTAAAATCCCTATAGCCTATGCTAAATACATGTCGGTTGCCGTACTGGCTGCCTTGGATTCTGTATTTGGGGGGTTACGGGCTACTTTAGAAAATAATTTTGACCACATTATTTTCCTTTCTGGTTTCTTTGCTAATACTTTGCTGGCTGCTTTCCTGGCTTACATAGGTGACCAGCTGGGGGTGGAGCTATATTTAGCTGCTGTTTTTGTTTTCGGAGCCCGACTTTTTCAAAACTTAGGCATCATCCGTCGCCATCTTTTAAAACGATAA
- a CDS encoding cell division protein FtsQ/DivIB translates to MAVNKRKRHRLRRLLIFILCCTSFFFFLHSDFFSLQRVEVEGNRRVPVEEIYRLTGLEVGTNLWRIDTKGVVARLKNHPLLETVSVKRKWPHTLVIYVHEREPLALLPGPGIFWVLDGGGYIMESISHITSKKLPLISGVQVKGQVGPGTKLEDLRLEVALDVLKALPPQAREEIEEIQASDPENLLLYLPERIKVKFGDATSVEDKWERLQGVLKDTNQLGLLEYIDVSFNGPPVIKLRQKR, encoded by the coding sequence ATGGCAGTAAATAAGAGGAAACGCCATCGCCTCCGCCGGTTATTGATATTTATTTTGTGCTGCACTTCTTTCTTTTTTTTCCTCCACTCTGACTTTTTCAGCCTGCAAAGGGTGGAGGTAGAGGGTAACCGGAGAGTCCCGGTAGAAGAGATTTACCGCCTTACAGGATTGGAAGTAGGTACTAACCTCTGGCGCATAGATACTAAAGGGGTAGTTGCTCGCCTTAAGAACCACCCCTTGTTAGAAACAGTGAGTGTAAAACGTAAATGGCCCCATACCTTAGTAATTTATGTGCACGAAAGAGAGCCACTAGCCCTTCTTCCAGGACCGGGAATATTTTGGGTTCTCGATGGTGGGGGATATATTATGGAGAGTATAAGCCATATAACCTCAAAGAAGCTTCCCCTTATTTCTGGAGTTCAGGTTAAGGGTCAAGTGGGACCGGGGACTAAGTTGGAAGACCTGCGGCTTGAGGTAGCTCTAGATGTGTTAAAGGCACTTCCTCCCCAGGCTCGAGAAGAAATAGAAGAAATCCAAGCTTCTGATCCGGAAAACCTGTTGCTTTATTTGCCAGAAAGGATTAAAGTGAAATTTGGCGATGCTACTTCAGTAGAAGATAAGTGGGAACGATTACAGGGGGTATTAAAGGACACAAATCAGTTAGGGCTATTAGAGTATATAGATGTAAGCTTTAATGGACCACCAGTTATAAAATTGCGCCAGAAAAGGTGA
- the spoIIGA gene encoding sigma-E processing peptidase SpoIIGA, producing the protein MQVIYLDMVLLVNLIMDYIILWATAKLAQVTSNGWRLLAGATLGSAYALTLFSPHKEPWLWLAVKILFSLVMLLLAFYPLSWQKLLQALGCFYLVSFIMGGAVVGGLYLSNNFLVTPVLAGRGIITHPLPSAWLALAALTAVFLVNWGSALIKRNFWQALLQLPIVIGFNGKRLALKALVDTGNNLRDPLTGRPVIVVEYQALQSILPEEIRLKVRTGEEPELGKIIASLAGTAWATKVRVIPFHSLGRTGGLLLGFKPDEVVIFWEERLIKVTDVVVGLCWERLAPGGNYRALLHPDLLQVETRV; encoded by the coding sequence GTGCAAGTAATCTACCTGGACATGGTCCTCCTCGTTAACCTGATAATGGATTATATTATTCTGTGGGCTACGGCTAAGCTAGCCCAAGTAACTAGTAACGGGTGGCGTTTATTGGCCGGGGCTACCTTAGGTTCGGCCTATGCTTTAACCCTTTTTTCTCCCCACAAGGAGCCCTGGCTGTGGTTGGCAGTCAAAATCCTTTTCTCTTTGGTTATGTTGCTGCTAGCCTTTTATCCTTTAAGTTGGCAGAAACTATTACAGGCCCTAGGCTGTTTTTACCTGGTATCCTTCATTATGGGTGGGGCTGTAGTCGGCGGTTTATACTTAAGTAATAACTTCTTGGTAACTCCGGTCCTAGCGGGTAGGGGCATCATCACCCATCCCCTTCCTTCTGCCTGGTTAGCCTTGGCTGCTTTAACAGCTGTTTTCTTAGTTAACTGGGGAAGCGCCCTTATCAAAAGGAACTTCTGGCAAGCCTTGCTCCAGCTACCCATAGTAATCGGGTTTAATGGGAAAAGGCTAGCCCTTAAGGCTCTGGTGGATACTGGTAATAACTTGCGGGATCCCCTTACTGGCCGTCCCGTAATTGTAGTTGAGTACCAGGCTTTGCAATCTATCCTTCCCGAGGAGATCCGGTTAAAGGTGCGGACTGGCGAGGAACCAGAACTAGGGAAGATCATAGCTTCCCTAGCGGGTACAGCCTGGGCTACCAAGGTGCGCGTCATACCCTTTCATTCTTTAGGACGTACAGGTGGATTGCTCCTGGGCTTTAAACCAGACGAAGTTGTTATTTTTTGGGAGGAAAGATTAATCAAAGTGACCGACGTAGTAGTAGGGTTATGTTGGGAACGGCTGGCTCCGGGCGGTAATTACCGTGCCTTATTACATCCCGATCTTTTGCAAGTAGAAACTAGGGTATGA
- the ftsA gene encoding cell division protein FtsA: MPNLPKGEVVLGLDIGSTKVVAIAAEVEAGGHLNVIGLGEVPSGGLRRGIIVDIEHTAQAIAKAVDTAERMAGYRLQRAFVGITGPHIESINNRGIVAVTGENREIGIEDVERVLQAAKIIPLAAERQIIHVLPRQYIVDGYSGIIDPVGMTGSRLEVETHIITAAGAAVQNLVKSVQRAGIEVQELVLNPLASAEAVLQPAEKELGAVVVDLGGGTTEIAIVAQGGLWFASVLPVGGEHITSDIAVGLRTPINQAERLKKEWGRVPASAVPDNELFQVPNVGGEGTHTVSQKMLASIIEPRVEEILSLVRREIGRADFKGLLPGGVVLTGGGALLPGIAQLAGEILELPVRIGAPSRLGGLADMVASPGYATAVGLVIYAVKHISKAQVAVSKEGFWGNLWGYFRLWLKELFQ, encoded by the coding sequence GTGCCAAACTTGCCCAAGGGTGAAGTAGTGCTGGGCTTGGATATCGGGAGTACTAAAGTAGTGGCCATAGCCGCTGAGGTTGAGGCAGGGGGACACCTCAATGTCATAGGTCTAGGTGAAGTTCCTTCAGGAGGCCTCCGGAGGGGCATTATTGTAGATATCGAGCATACCGCTCAAGCTATAGCTAAAGCTGTGGATACGGCTGAGCGGATGGCCGGTTATCGCCTGCAGAGAGCCTTTGTAGGGATCACAGGACCCCATATCGAATCCATAAATAACCGGGGGATAGTGGCCGTCACAGGTGAAAACAGGGAAATAGGAATAGAAGACGTGGAAAGGGTGCTGCAGGCAGCTAAGATAATTCCTTTAGCTGCCGAGCGTCAGATCATCCATGTACTTCCTCGTCAGTACATTGTAGATGGCTATAGCGGAATAATTGATCCAGTAGGGATGACGGGTTCCCGGCTAGAAGTAGAAACCCACATTATAACAGCAGCCGGAGCTGCAGTCCAAAATTTAGTTAAAAGCGTGCAGAGGGCTGGAATAGAAGTACAAGAGCTCGTGCTTAATCCCCTGGCTTCAGCAGAGGCCGTGTTACAGCCGGCTGAAAAGGAACTGGGGGCGGTAGTGGTCGACCTTGGTGGGGGTACTACGGAAATAGCTATTGTTGCCCAGGGTGGCTTGTGGTTTGCCTCTGTCCTGCCCGTAGGTGGAGAGCATATTACTAGTGATATAGCAGTAGGCTTACGCACCCCCATCAACCAGGCTGAAAGGCTAAAAAAGGAGTGGGGGCGGGTACCAGCCAGCGCGGTACCAGATAACGAACTATTTCAGGTACCTAACGTGGGAGGGGAGGGAACACATACTGTCTCTCAAAAGATGCTGGCCAGTATTATAGAACCTCGGGTGGAGGAGATATTGAGCCTAGTTCGCCGGGAAATCGGGCGGGCAGATTTCAAAGGCTTGCTTCCCGGGGGTGTGGTCTTGACGGGTGGGGGGGCATTATTACCAGGTATCGCCCAATTGGCGGGAGAGATACTGGAACTCCCGGTCAGGATCGGGGCCCCGAGCCGTCTGGGAGGCCTGGCAGATATGGTAGCCAGCCCGGGTTACGCCACTGCTGTGGGATTGGTAATATATGCAGTTAAACATATATCTAAAGCTCAAGTTGCAGTTAGTAAAGAAGGGTTCTGGGGGAACCTCTGGGGTTACTTTAGGCTATGGTTAAAGGAACTATTTCAATAA
- the murA gene encoding UDP-N-acetylglucosamine 1-carboxyvinyltransferase produces MECLKIVGGYPLEGEIKVSGAKNAILPIMAATLLTRHPCCLEGVPDLIDVKVMGEVIKTLGVKIKKEGDTLYIDPSLAQEREIQPDLTRRLRASNLIMGPLLSRWHRFRVAYPGGCAIGSRPLDLHLKGFIAMGATIREAQGFIEATAPRLYGADIHLDFPSVGATENLMMAAVLAEGVTILRNVAREPEIVDLQNFLNKMGAKVQGAGQDVIRIEGVPELRGARHRIIPDRIEAGTYLVAAAGTRGRLYVRGAQVEHLAAVLAKLREMGAYIREEKNGIYLEAKKRLQAVDCKTLPYPGFPTDMQPQIMALMTTAQGTGIIIESIFENRFHHAAELKRMGADIKIEGRIAIVTGVSTLSGALVEARDLRGAAALVIAGLMAEGLTSVEGVHHLDRGYERLENKLQSLGAKLWREKSE; encoded by the coding sequence GTGGAATGTTTAAAGATTGTAGGAGGTTATCCCTTGGAAGGAGAAATAAAGGTTAGCGGGGCCAAGAACGCCATTCTCCCCATCATGGCAGCCACTTTGTTAACCCGGCATCCCTGTTGCCTGGAAGGTGTCCCGGATTTAATTGATGTGAAAGTGATGGGAGAAGTTATAAAAACATTGGGAGTTAAGATTAAAAAGGAAGGAGATACCCTTTATATCGACCCTTCTTTAGCCCAGGAGAGGGAGATACAGCCCGATTTAACTAGACGGCTAAGGGCCTCAAACCTCATAATGGGCCCCCTTCTTAGCCGGTGGCACCGCTTTCGTGTAGCTTATCCAGGTGGTTGCGCTATAGGGTCGCGTCCCCTGGATCTGCACCTTAAGGGGTTTATAGCTATGGGGGCCACTATCCGGGAAGCCCAGGGATTTATTGAAGCTACGGCACCCCGGTTATATGGAGCTGATATTCATTTAGATTTCCCTAGTGTAGGAGCCACCGAAAACCTTATGATGGCGGCGGTTCTGGCTGAAGGAGTAACTATCCTGCGGAATGTAGCGCGGGAACCCGAAATTGTTGACTTACAAAATTTTCTTAACAAAATGGGGGCTAAGGTGCAAGGAGCAGGTCAGGATGTTATCAGAATAGAAGGTGTGCCAGAACTCCGGGGAGCTAGGCACCGTATCATCCCTGACCGTATCGAGGCCGGAACTTACCTGGTGGCTGCGGCAGGAACTAGGGGGAGGCTTTACGTAAGGGGAGCCCAGGTCGAACATCTGGCTGCTGTATTAGCTAAACTCCGAGAGATGGGAGCATACATTAGAGAGGAAAAGAATGGCATCTACCTGGAAGCAAAGAAACGCTTACAAGCGGTGGATTGTAAGACACTCCCTTATCCCGGTTTTCCTACTGATATGCAGCCCCAGATTATGGCCTTGATGACCACAGCTCAAGGGACTGGAATTATTATCGAAAGCATTTTTGAAAACCGCTTTCACCACGCAGCCGAACTTAAGAGAATGGGTGCCGATATTAAAATAGAAGGAAGAATTGCTATCGTTACTGGGGTATCTACTTTAAGTGGTGCCCTAGTAGAAGCCCGGGATTTAAGGGGTGCAGCAGCCTTGGTGATCGCTGGACTAATGGCCGAAGGTTTAACCTCTGTGGAAGGAGTGCACCATTTAGACCGTGGCTACGAAAGGCTGGAAAACAAACTACAATCTTTGGGAGCCAAGTTATGGCGGGAGAAATCAGAATAA
- the ftsZ gene encoding cell division protein FtsZ, producing the protein MLEFEDGELNHQFAVIKVVGVGGGGSNAVNRMIAAGLKGVEFISINTDAQALRLCQAEQKIQIGAKLTKGLGAGANPEIGKKAAEESREELAQRLQGADMVFITAGMGGGTGTGAAPVIAQIAKEVGALTVGVVTRPFSFEGRRRALQAENGIAELRTKVDTLIIIPNDRLLQVVDKQTSITEAFRIADDVLRQGVQGISDLITVPGLINLDFADVKTIMSDAGSALMGIGRATGEKRAVEAAKMAISSPLLETSIEGARGVLLNITGGPNLGLFEVNEAAEIIASVADPEANIIFGAVIDENLKDEVRVTVIATGFEGQRRDTAVKQVAAARDMEVKSFNLEDLDIPAFLRRR; encoded by the coding sequence TTGTTGGAATTTGAAGATGGGGAACTCAATCACCAGTTTGCAGTAATAAAGGTGGTGGGAGTAGGCGGGGGTGGCAGTAACGCTGTCAATCGGATGATAGCGGCGGGTCTTAAGGGAGTAGAGTTTATTAGTATTAATACTGATGCCCAGGCTCTGCGTTTATGCCAAGCGGAACAGAAGATCCAGATCGGAGCTAAACTAACGAAAGGCCTTGGCGCTGGAGCCAACCCAGAAATAGGGAAGAAAGCAGCCGAGGAGAGTAGGGAAGAGCTGGCTCAACGGTTGCAAGGGGCTGACATGGTTTTCATTACTGCTGGGATGGGCGGTGGTACAGGAACTGGAGCTGCGCCAGTTATAGCCCAGATCGCTAAAGAAGTAGGAGCTTTAACCGTAGGTGTGGTAACACGTCCCTTTAGCTTTGAGGGGCGTCGCCGGGCCCTTCAAGCCGAAAATGGGATTGCCGAGCTTAGGACTAAGGTAGATACCTTGATCATTATCCCCAACGACCGGCTTTTGCAGGTCGTGGACAAGCAGACATCCATCACCGAAGCTTTCCGCATCGCGGACGATGTGCTACGCCAGGGGGTGCAAGGTATCTCCGATCTTATTACGGTTCCGGGTCTAATAAACCTAGACTTTGCTGATGTGAAGACCATCATGAGCGATGCCGGTTCCGCCTTAATGGGTATAGGACGAGCTACGGGCGAAAAACGAGCGGTGGAAGCGGCCAAGATGGCCATCTCCAGCCCCCTTTTGGAGACTTCCATCGAAGGTGCCCGGGGCGTCCTCCTTAACATTACAGGGGGGCCAAATTTGGGCCTGTTTGAAGTGAATGAGGCGGCGGAAATTATCGCTTCAGTAGCCGATCCGGAGGCTAATATTATCTTCGGGGCAGTCATCGATGAGAACCTTAAGGATGAGGTGAGGGTGACTGTTATAGCCACCGGTTTTGAGGGCCAGCGGCGGGATACCGCGGTCAAGCAGGTAGCGGCCGCCAGGGATATGGAGGTAAAAAGCTTCAACCTTGAAGATTTAGATATACCCGCTTTTTTAAGAAGACGCTAG
- the sigE gene encoding RNA polymerase sporulation sigma factor SigE, which translates to MGYWNRWALILRVNLSKLLATLRWLQEIFYVTSSEALPPPLTSDEENNLLSRLEKGDLGVKTTLIERNLRLVVYIARKFENTGVGIEDLVSIGTIGLIKAVNTFDPKKRIKLATYASRCIENEILMHLRRNNKTRVEVSFDEPLNIDWDGNELLLSDVLGTDNDIIYKSIEEEMDRRLLHAAMHKLTPRERKIMEFRFGLVDGVEKTQKEVADILGISQSYISRLEKRIIKRLRREIARME; encoded by the coding sequence ATGGGCTATTGGAACCGGTGGGCTTTAATTTTAAGGGTAAATTTAAGCAAACTCCTGGCTACCCTCCGCTGGTTGCAAGAAATCTTCTATGTAACTAGCAGCGAAGCCTTACCCCCGCCCCTTACCAGTGATGAGGAAAACAATCTGTTGAGCCGCCTGGAAAAGGGGGACTTGGGTGTTAAAACTACACTCATCGAACGCAACCTGCGTTTAGTAGTGTATATTGCCCGCAAATTCGAAAATACTGGGGTAGGGATAGAAGATCTGGTGTCCATAGGCACCATCGGGCTCATCAAAGCGGTAAATACCTTTGATCCCAAGAAGCGTATTAAGCTCGCCACTTATGCCTCCCGCTGTATAGAAAATGAGATTCTCATGCACCTTAGGCGAAATAACAAGACCAGGGTGGAGGTATCCTTTGATGAACCTTTAAATATCGATTGGGATGGTAATGAATTGCTCTTATCCGACGTTTTAGGTACAGATAATGATATAATTTACAAATCCATCGAGGAGGAGATGGACCGAAGACTTTTGCATGCGGCCATGCATAAACTTACTCCCCGGGAACGGAAAATTATGGAATTCCGCTTCGGCCTGGTGGACGGGGTAGAGAAGACACAGAAAGAAGTAGCCGATATTTTGGGTATCTCGCAATCTTATATATCACG
- the murC gene encoding UDP-N-acetylmuramate--L-alanine ligase encodes MTLARHIIQMSREAADGGKGDDSLSLKGWTHFVGIGGVGMSGLAQLLLASGHPVSGSDIKKNKYTELLEERGAIIYQGHHASHIGPLVRRVVVSSAISPENPEVKEAERRGLEIIKRGKLLAELMFPHRGIAVAGAHGKTTTSAMISLILWQGGLDPTAVIGGYVPGLGSNARLGNSPFFVAEADESDGSFLWLNPEIAVATNIEDDHLDHYGTLEGIVEAFRDFLHRVRPGGAAVLCLEDALLWRLIPEVKRTIITYGFRSDAHYQARDVKLKGLGSQSKIYGHGKLLGELELKVPGMHNVLNALAAIAVAHRLEVPWLAIQDALATFRGVERRFQILQDAGDIWVVDDYAHHPTEIRATLAAARQVRAKRIVAIFQPHRYTRTFYLHRELARALQGADMVIINDIYPAGEKPLPGVHARLIVQALEEAGHPAVHYLPSGTATLEFLRKNIRPGDLVLTLGAGDVYEIGEELARYLEAGSGARVEG; translated from the coding sequence TTGACTTTAGCTCGGCATATCATACAGATGAGTAGAGAGGCTGCTGATGGGGGGAAAGGAGATGACAGCTTGTCGCTAAAAGGCTGGACCCATTTTGTTGGTATCGGCGGGGTGGGCATGAGCGGGTTGGCGCAGTTACTCCTGGCTTCAGGCCACCCGGTTTCGGGTTCCGATATAAAGAAAAACAAATATACGGAACTCCTTGAAGAGAGGGGTGCGATAATTTACCAAGGGCATCACGCCAGCCATATCGGTCCTCTAGTTCGGCGGGTGGTAGTTTCCTCGGCCATTTCCCCTGAAAACCCGGAGGTGAAAGAAGCGGAAAGGCGAGGATTAGAGATAATTAAAAGGGGGAAATTATTGGCCGAGCTTATGTTCCCTCACAGGGGTATAGCGGTGGCAGGAGCCCACGGGAAGACGACTACTTCGGCCATGATCAGCCTTATCCTATGGCAGGGGGGCCTCGATCCCACAGCGGTGATAGGTGGGTATGTCCCGGGACTGGGCAGCAATGCCCGCCTGGGGAATTCGCCCTTTTTTGTAGCAGAAGCCGATGAAAGCGACGGTTCTTTTTTATGGCTCAATCCAGAAATAGCAGTAGCCACCAACATTGAGGATGATCACCTGGATCATTACGGTACCTTAGAGGGTATTGTAGAGGCTTTCCGGGATTTCTTGCATAGAGTAAGGCCTGGGGGAGCAGCGGTTCTCTGCCTGGAGGATGCTCTCCTATGGAGATTAATTCCAGAGGTAAAAAGAACAATAATAACCTATGGTTTCCGTAGCGATGCCCATTACCAGGCCCGGGATGTTAAGCTTAAGGGCCTGGGTAGCCAGAGTAAAATTTATGGTCATGGGAAATTACTAGGAGAGCTAGAGCTTAAAGTTCCTGGAATGCACAACGTCCTTAACGCCCTGGCTGCCATAGCTGTGGCGCACCGGTTAGAAGTACCCTGGCTGGCTATCCAGGATGCTCTAGCTACCTTCCGGGGGGTGGAACGGAGGTTCCAGATTTTACAGGATGCTGGGGATATCTGGGTGGTAGATGATTATGCCCATCATCCCACCGAAATCCGGGCTACCTTAGCGGCTGCCCGTCAGGTAAGAGCTAAACGCATTGTGGCCATCTTCCAACCTCACCGGTATACGCGTACCTTTTATTTACATCGCGAATTGGCTCGCGCCTTACAGGGAGCAGATATGGTGATTATCAATGATATATATCCTGCAGGGGAGAAACCTTTGCCGGGTGTGCATGCTCGGCTCATAGTGCAGGCTTTAGAAGAAGCTGGGCATCCCGCCGTACACTATCTACCTTCAGGAACGGCTACTTTAGAGTTTTTAAGAAAAAATATCCGGCCAGGGGATCTAGTTCTCACTTTGGGCGCTGGGGACGTCTACGAGATTGGAGAAGAGCTGGCCCGGTATCTTGAGGCGGGGAGCGGGGCTCGGGTGGAGGGATAA